The Cohnella abietis genome has a segment encoding these proteins:
- a CDS encoding sensor histidine kinase → MRMLRYVSILNIICLFLVAFTVTAHASDKNKTLNLVDSLHTYSLNPYIEVLADFKGNWSYSDVSSSSMDKSFQTAHGKSSFGYEAAVYWVRVSIRNDSAKVKWEISLKNPLMNKVEVYGLNQVTALQRNIPTFAVQLPQGKVSTLYIRSETPDTMIIPLQLAEQSTLYKSTHIEFLTLGLYFGAMLIIVICLFALYISTKNRAFFYYSLYILFYSVANYVWNGLAGIYSGTGPITEKVGRTILFDTPAVAYEFYFVLSVWFGCLFLRNIMSPASYAPKIDGLLRCMIWVCPLVLIAIVSMYPLGIAPYVAQFKMVIIVLMIAVIIGCAWKGNRMAKYLALAKIPAFLAIVVPSTLLSYGVLTDTFFTHYAIQFGSLGEFIITAIVVAKQLSRIQKDNEQAQLILVETLAKWNVDLKETVDAQKESLRRKNDELIITEAKRMELLSNISQEVRSPLNHVQESIELIMKQTEMEPEQQEGLLARAFDKLQDINHHVDGFLDLSHDHNEQDALQMVIFMEWIEDIFTGLAADIEERGHRCEVLISSPDCDADVLLEPLLMRRVVQNLVENACACTPLGGMITLQASHQHKTVRIMVGDSGDGEETEQRLAGLAAAKEIVERHGGELWADNELGQGSRYYVSLPLMVTE, encoded by the coding sequence ATGCGAATGTTACGATATGTAAGTATACTAAATATAATATGCCTATTCCTTGTTGCTTTCACAGTAACAGCTCATGCGTCTGATAAGAACAAAACGCTTAATCTGGTGGACAGTCTCCATACTTATTCCTTAAACCCTTATATCGAAGTTTTAGCAGATTTCAAAGGGAATTGGTCGTATAGTGACGTGTCTTCTTCCAGTATGGATAAAAGCTTTCAAACCGCACACGGCAAATCCTCCTTTGGATACGAAGCAGCCGTTTATTGGGTGCGTGTTTCTATTCGTAATGATTCGGCAAAGGTTAAATGGGAAATAAGCTTGAAAAATCCATTGATGAACAAGGTAGAGGTGTATGGACTTAACCAAGTAACCGCACTACAGCGTAATATTCCGACCTTTGCCGTCCAGCTTCCTCAAGGAAAAGTTTCTACCTTATATATACGCAGTGAAACACCGGATACAATGATAATTCCGTTGCAGTTAGCAGAGCAGTCGACCTTGTATAAATCCACGCACATTGAATTTCTCACGCTGGGATTATATTTTGGAGCAATGCTCATTATTGTTATCTGTTTGTTTGCACTTTATATCTCAACTAAGAATCGCGCCTTCTTTTACTACTCTTTATATATTTTGTTTTATAGCGTGGCTAACTATGTTTGGAATGGATTGGCGGGGATATATTCAGGTACTGGTCCTATAACAGAGAAAGTCGGACGAACGATTCTTTTTGACACACCGGCAGTGGCCTATGAATTTTATTTTGTTCTGAGCGTTTGGTTTGGCTGCTTGTTCTTAAGAAATATAATGTCCCCAGCCTCCTATGCGCCGAAGATAGACGGATTGCTTCGTTGCATGATTTGGGTGTGTCCCTTGGTTTTAATTGCGATTGTTAGTATGTATCCGCTGGGCATAGCGCCTTATGTAGCGCAATTTAAGATGGTAATCATCGTCTTAATGATCGCAGTTATTATAGGGTGCGCGTGGAAGGGAAATCGGATGGCGAAATATTTGGCTCTTGCCAAAATACCGGCTTTTCTAGCAATTGTGGTTCCCAGTACCTTACTGTCTTATGGAGTTTTAACGGATACATTTTTTACCCATTACGCCATACAATTCGGTTCACTAGGCGAATTTATCATCACGGCTATAGTAGTCGCTAAGCAGCTCAGTCGTATACAAAAGGATAACGAACAAGCACAGCTCATTCTAGTGGAAACCTTGGCCAAATGGAACGTGGACTTGAAGGAAACTGTTGACGCTCAGAAGGAGAGTCTAAGACGGAAAAATGATGAGCTCATTATTACGGAGGCTAAGCGTATGGAATTGTTATCTAATATTTCTCAGGAAGTACGAAGCCCGCTGAATCATGTCCAAGAGAGCATCGAGCTTATTATGAAGCAGACTGAAATGGAGCCAGAGCAGCAAGAGGGGCTGCTTGCTAGAGCATTCGATAAATTACAGGACATCAACCATCATGTGGATGGCTTCCTAGATTTAAGCCATGATCATAACGAGCAGGATGCCTTGCAAATGGTAATATTCATGGAATGGATTGAAGATATATTTACTGGACTTGCTGCAGATATAGAAGAGAGAGGACATCGCTGTGAGGTGCTTATTAGCTCCCCTGATTGCGATGCTGATGTGCTTCTGGAGCCCTTATTGATGCGAAGAGTTGTGCAGAATCTAGTGGAAAATGCTTGTGCCTGTACTCCGCTGGGTGGAATGATTACACTGCAAGCGAGTCATCAGCATAAAACGGTCAGGATTATGGTGGGTGACAGTGGCGATGGCGAAGAGACTGAGCAGCGCTTAGCAGGTCTTGCGGCTGCCAAAGAAATTGTCGAGCGGCATGGCGGAGAACTATGGGCGGATAACGAGCTAGGGCAAGGCAGCCGGTACTATGTTAGCTTGCCATTAATGGTTACAGAGTGA